The Microbacterium sp. LWH7-1.2 genome window below encodes:
- a CDS encoding DUF6264 family protein — protein sequence MTTPEPEPRLPAAVAASVPPYPGAPGYVIPEGGGEPAAKRPVKTLDLVITIVLLVADGVLAALASMMGMFLVMASDPCGNLTCDGSLIAIGWMMGMILPWVAFAITTVVAIILMVKRRLAFWVPLAGAALIVLSLVLAFVVTAAGVPGSSL from the coding sequence ATGACCACGCCTGAGCCCGAGCCGCGCCTTCCGGCCGCGGTCGCGGCATCCGTTCCTCCCTATCCAGGGGCGCCCGGCTACGTCATCCCCGAGGGCGGCGGGGAGCCGGCGGCGAAGCGTCCGGTGAAGACACTGGATCTGGTGATCACCATCGTCCTGCTCGTCGCCGACGGCGTGCTGGCCGCGCTCGCCTCGATGATGGGCATGTTCCTCGTGATGGCATCCGACCCGTGCGGCAACCTCACGTGCGACGGAAGCCTCATTGCGATCGGCTGGATGATGGGCATGATCCTGCCCTGGGTGGCATTCGCCATCACGACGGTCGTCGCGATCATCCTGATGGTCAAGCGTCGACTGGCGTTCTGGGTGCCGCTCGCGGGGGCCGCGCTCATCGTTCTCTCGCTCGTGCTCGCCTTCGTCGTCACGGCAGCAGGGGTGCCGGGCTCGAGCCTCTGA
- a CDS encoding cytochrome c biogenesis protein ResB, with amino-acid sequence MTDPLRPSDHADSAASDITQPALGIVGWLRWGWRQLTSMRTALVLLLLLAIAAVPGSLVPQRSADPNGVRQYFVDNADLAPVLDNLSLFDVYTSPWFSAIYILLFVSLVGCVIPRTTHHYKAMRARPPRTPVRLARLDAHRSEILEYQNDTDAAAAAATAIEAAGRQLKKAGYRVARYDGAKGLSVSAERGYLRETGNLVFHASLVGVLLAVGIGGGFTYTGQTVIIEGRTWVNTMLDYTSFNPGRFVDEDALEPYALTLDDFSLSYVTPGRKGAGQAGDFVAHLTTRFPDADAAEGEVRVNHPLQIAGDKVYLMGNGYAPTITIRNADGDVVFSESVPFLPQDNNMTSQGVVKVPDGLREQVGLVGFFYPTAQELTNGAYTSVYGDLEYPMLTFWVYAGDLGIDGGVPKSVYTLDPSEMTQLAGGDSGTESLALKPGDTVDLPDGLGTITFENEAPDAAGFQDSVKRYVSLSIHRDAAAAWVLVFAVLATAGLLAALFVPRRRMWVKATRQGHTVHLEYAGLARGEDPALDGAVEQFAQRHLASLAGAAPAGDLDSQRESTPDVD; translated from the coding sequence ATGACCGACCCCCTCAGGCCCTCCGACCACGCGGACTCCGCAGCATCCGACATCACTCAGCCCGCTCTCGGCATCGTCGGGTGGCTGCGCTGGGGCTGGCGTCAGCTCACGTCGATGCGCACCGCCCTCGTGCTCCTGCTCCTGCTCGCGATCGCCGCCGTGCCGGGCTCCCTCGTCCCGCAGCGCAGCGCCGACCCCAACGGCGTGCGCCAGTACTTCGTCGACAACGCCGACCTCGCGCCGGTGCTCGACAACCTGAGCCTGTTCGACGTGTACACGTCGCCGTGGTTCTCGGCGATCTACATCCTGCTGTTCGTCTCGCTCGTCGGATGCGTCATCCCGCGCACCACGCACCACTACAAGGCGATGCGCGCGCGGCCGCCGCGCACCCCGGTGCGATTGGCTCGTCTTGACGCCCATCGCTCCGAGATCCTGGAATACCAGAACGACACGGATGCCGCCGCCGCCGCGGCGACCGCGATCGAGGCCGCCGGGCGGCAGCTGAAGAAGGCGGGGTACCGCGTCGCCCGCTACGACGGCGCGAAGGGGCTCTCGGTGTCGGCGGAGCGCGGGTACCTGCGCGAGACCGGCAACCTGGTGTTCCACGCGTCGCTGGTCGGCGTGCTGCTCGCGGTCGGCATCGGCGGCGGGTTCACATACACCGGCCAGACGGTCATCATCGAGGGCCGCACGTGGGTCAACACGATGCTCGACTACACATCGTTCAACCCGGGCCGGTTCGTCGACGAGGACGCCCTCGAGCCCTACGCGCTCACCCTCGACGACTTCTCACTCTCGTACGTGACCCCGGGTAGGAAGGGCGCGGGCCAGGCGGGCGACTTCGTCGCGCACCTGACGACCCGGTTCCCGGACGCCGACGCCGCCGAAGGCGAGGTGCGCGTCAACCACCCGCTGCAGATCGCCGGCGACAAGGTCTACCTGATGGGCAACGGCTATGCGCCCACCATCACGATCCGCAACGCTGACGGTGACGTGGTGTTCTCGGAGTCGGTGCCGTTCCTGCCGCAGGACAACAACATGACCTCGCAGGGAGTCGTGAAGGTGCCGGACGGCCTCCGTGAGCAGGTCGGCCTCGTGGGCTTCTTCTATCCCACCGCGCAGGAGCTCACGAACGGCGCCTACACCTCGGTGTACGGCGACCTCGAGTATCCGATGCTCACGTTCTGGGTCTACGCCGGCGACCTCGGCATCGACGGCGGCGTGCCGAAGTCGGTGTACACGCTCGACCCGAGCGAGATGACGCAGCTCGCCGGCGGCGACTCGGGCACCGAATCGCTCGCGCTGAAGCCCGGCGACACCGTTGACCTTCCGGACGGCCTCGGCACCATCACGTTCGAGAACGAGGCACCGGACGCCGCCGGCTTCCAGGACTCGGTCAAGCGCTACGTGTCGCTCTCGATCCACCGCGACGCCGCCGCAGCCTGGGTGCTCGTGTTCGCGGTGCTCGCGACAGCTGGCCTGCTCGCCGCGCTCTTCGTGCCGCGGCGGCGCATGTGGGTGAAGGCGACCAGGCAGGGCCACACCGTGCACCTCGAGTACGCCGGTCTGGCGCGTGGGGAGGACCCCGCGCTCGACGGCGCGGTCGAGCAGTTCGCCCAGCGTCACCTCGCGTCGCTCGCCGGCGCCGCTCCCGCGGGCGACCTCGACTCCCAGCGCGAATCCACCCCCGACGTAGACTGA
- a CDS encoding cytochrome c biogenesis protein CcdA, whose translation MNLGALVADGSLLIAIPIAILAGAISFLSPCVLPLVPGYLGFIGGAVSPRPAPVAVGTATRSLSERGTRESKRADPATDPEPSPARGRLVLGVLLFIAGFTVVFVSMAMLGGTLGRFLLEYQDLITRILGVVIIAMGLVFIGWFGLAQRIARPQVRGNLGLIGAPLLGIALGIGWAPCIGPTLAVILTMAFDSGSAARAALLGVAYSLGLGIPFLLLTLGFGWATRSVSFVRRHIRVVNLIGGALLIVLGLLMVTGVWTAVMAQLQGVFASVPAPL comes from the coding sequence GTGAACCTCGGCGCCCTCGTCGCCGACGGGTCGCTCCTGATCGCCATCCCGATCGCGATCCTCGCCGGCGCCATCTCGTTCCTGTCGCCGTGCGTGCTCCCGCTCGTTCCGGGCTATCTCGGATTCATCGGCGGCGCGGTCTCGCCGCGGCCGGCGCCCGTGGCCGTCGGCACGGCGACCCGGTCGTTGAGCGAGCGAGGAACGAGGGAGTCGAAACGCGCCGACCCTGCGACGGACCCTGAACCCAGCCCCGCCCGAGGCCGCCTCGTGCTCGGCGTCCTCCTCTTCATCGCGGGGTTCACCGTGGTGTTCGTGAGCATGGCGATGCTCGGCGGCACGCTGGGACGCTTCCTGCTCGAGTACCAGGACCTCATCACGCGCATCCTCGGCGTCGTCATCATCGCGATGGGCCTCGTCTTCATCGGGTGGTTCGGGCTCGCGCAGCGCATCGCGCGGCCGCAGGTCCGCGGAAACCTCGGGCTCATCGGCGCCCCGTTGCTGGGCATCGCGCTCGGCATCGGCTGGGCGCCGTGCATCGGCCCGACCCTCGCGGTCATCCTGACGATGGCGTTCGACTCCGGCTCGGCCGCGCGCGCAGCGCTGCTGGGCGTCGCGTACTCGTTGGGCCTCGGCATACCGTTCCTCCTCCTCACCCTCGGGTTCGGGTGGGCGACGCGTTCGGTGTCGTTCGTGCGGCGCCACATCCGCGTGGTCAACCTCATCGGCGGCGCCCTGCTCATCGTGCTGGGCCTGCTCATGGTGACGGGTGTCTGGACCGCCGTGATGGCCCAGCTCCAGGGGGTGTTCGCCAGTGTCCCGGCCCCGCTCTGA
- a CDS encoding histidine phosphatase family protein → MPAARLHLVRHGEVHNPARVLYGRLPGYGLSVDGRHMARQAAEYIEALERPVSALVCSPLQRTQESAVPFTEIFGLTPVADERVIEPTNVFEGKRMAMALINPWNWRHLRKPALPSWGEPYADVVGRMNSAMTHAWDAADSGDVVIVSHQLPIWITHLAVAGLPLRHDPRARRCALSSVTSFEMVDGKWTETAYAEPASTAGAVDVGAV, encoded by the coding sequence GTGCCCGCCGCTCGCCTTCATCTCGTGCGCCACGGGGAGGTCCACAATCCTGCCCGCGTGCTCTACGGGCGACTCCCGGGGTATGGGCTCAGCGTCGACGGCCGCCACATGGCCCGGCAGGCCGCCGAGTACATCGAGGCGCTCGAGCGTCCCGTGTCCGCGCTCGTGTGCTCGCCCCTGCAGCGCACACAGGAGTCGGCCGTGCCGTTCACCGAGATCTTCGGACTCACCCCCGTCGCCGACGAGCGGGTCATCGAGCCGACCAACGTCTTCGAGGGCAAGCGCATGGCGATGGCCCTCATCAACCCGTGGAACTGGCGGCATCTGCGCAAGCCCGCACTGCCCAGCTGGGGCGAGCCGTATGCGGACGTCGTGGGCCGCATGAACTCGGCGATGACGCACGCGTGGGATGCCGCGGACTCGGGTGACGTCGTCATCGTGTCGCATCAGCTCCCGATCTGGATCACCCACCTCGCGGTGGCCGGGCTCCCGCTCCGGCACGACCCCCGGGCGCGGCGCTGCGCGCTGTCGAGCGTGACGAGCTTCGAGATGGTCGACGGCAAGTGGACCGAGACCGCCTACGCCGAACCGGCGTCGACGGCCGGCGCGGTGGACGTGGGGGCGGTATGA
- a CDS encoding nitroreductase/quinone reductase family protein encodes MNAPSPHPTEAPRESARIPPRWFIRTAWVVHRALYRVTGGRVGLRHPSPTVYGMMRLHTVGRRSGSPRVAILGYFEDGPDLVTLAMNGWGDPPPAWWLNLKARPAASVDLPDGTRDVLAHEATGAERERLWAVWRTLEGDADLDAYAALRNRETPVVVLSPRPAAA; translated from the coding sequence ATGAACGCCCCCTCCCCGCATCCGACCGAGGCGCCGCGCGAGAGCGCCCGGATCCCGCCGCGCTGGTTCATCCGAACCGCGTGGGTCGTCCATCGTGCGCTGTACCGTGTGACCGGCGGACGCGTGGGGCTGCGGCATCCGTCCCCCACCGTCTACGGGATGATGCGCCTGCACACGGTCGGCCGCCGGTCGGGCAGTCCGCGCGTCGCGATCCTCGGGTACTTCGAGGACGGCCCCGACCTCGTCACCCTCGCGATGAACGGCTGGGGCGACCCGCCGCCGGCGTGGTGGCTGAACCTCAAGGCCCGGCCCGCGGCATCCGTGGATCTTCCCGATGGCACGCGCGACGTGCTCGCCCACGAGGCGACGGGTGCGGAGCGCGAACGCCTGTGGGCAGTGTGGCGCACCCTCGAGGGCGACGCGGACCTCGACGCCTACGCGGCGCTGCGCAACCGCGAGACCCCGGTGGTCGTCCTGAGCCCCCGGCCCGCCGCGGCCTGA
- a CDS encoding TlpA disulfide reductase family protein, with product MTEPVVERACVSKRPTRGARLRAAASALLVAGLISGLAACTSDPLAEQYRSGDNKGFVAADGFRVVEIPAEDRTEPVEFEGVLDTGGSTTSADYAGEVLVVNFWYAGCAPCRVEASELAAVDAEFQGQGVSFLGVNLYDGAAASQAFAEKYGVEYPSALAIEDGSIKLAFAGETPLNAVPVTIVLDKQGRVAARLVGQIEEASILETIVRDALEES from the coding sequence ATGACCGAGCCGGTCGTTGAGCGAGCTTGCGTGTCGAAACGCCCCACACGCGGTGCACGACTGCGGGCCGCGGCATCCGCGCTCCTCGTCGCCGGGCTGATCTCGGGGCTCGCCGCGTGCACGAGCGACCCCCTCGCCGAGCAGTACCGCTCGGGCGACAACAAGGGCTTCGTCGCCGCCGACGGGTTCCGCGTCGTCGAGATCCCGGCCGAAGACCGCACCGAGCCGGTCGAGTTCGAGGGCGTGCTCGACACCGGCGGCTCGACCACGAGCGCCGATTATGCGGGCGAGGTGCTCGTCGTGAACTTCTGGTACGCCGGCTGCGCGCCGTGCCGCGTCGAGGCTTCCGAGCTGGCCGCTGTCGACGCGGAGTTCCAGGGCCAGGGCGTCTCATTCCTCGGCGTGAACCTGTACGACGGCGCCGCGGCGTCGCAGGCTTTCGCCGAGAAGTACGGCGTCGAGTACCCCAGCGCGCTGGCGATCGAGGACGGCTCGATCAAGCTCGCCTTCGCGGGGGAGACCCCGCTCAACGCCGTGCCCGTCACGATCGTGCTCGACAAGCAGGGCCGCGTGGCAGCGCGCCTGGTCGGCCAGATCGAAGAGGCCTCGATCCTCGAGACGATCGTGCGCGACGCCCTGGAGGAGTCGTGA
- the ccsB gene encoding c-type cytochrome biogenesis protein CcsB encodes MPDASPLTLDSVSVLLVWTAIAIYALAFIAYAVDLARRGALAVDAKDAAAQTARERELVAAGAGSRTGIVEQMRAQETASEEALNAPVGKRARLVWARIGTSLAVLGFLFHLGGDVTRGIAAGRVPWSNMYEFALTGTLLIVAVYLGVLFRYDLRFLGTFITGLVVVLLGGTAIWFYTDIVPLMDPLKSVWLVIHVFVASLATALFALAFGLSVLQLMQARRETRIAALAKAEAAASDGVKTGPGFLKTLPSADALESLAYRFAILGFIFWTFTLIAGSIWANDAWGRYWGFDTKEVWTFVIWVLYAGYIHARATRGWRGARSAWLSIIGFTAVIFNFTIVNMFFKGLHAYSGLS; translated from the coding sequence ATGCCCGACGCCTCCCCCCTCACCCTCGACTCGGTCTCGGTGCTGCTGGTCTGGACGGCCATCGCGATCTACGCCCTCGCGTTCATCGCGTACGCGGTCGACCTGGCCCGCCGCGGCGCCCTGGCCGTCGATGCGAAGGACGCCGCCGCCCAGACCGCGCGCGAGCGCGAGCTCGTCGCCGCAGGCGCCGGCTCGCGTACCGGCATCGTCGAGCAGATGCGCGCTCAGGAGACGGCGTCGGAGGAGGCTCTCAACGCTCCTGTCGGAAAGCGCGCGCGGCTCGTGTGGGCCCGCATCGGGACGTCGCTCGCGGTGCTCGGGTTCCTGTTCCACCTCGGCGGCGACGTCACCCGCGGCATCGCCGCGGGGCGCGTGCCGTGGTCGAACATGTACGAGTTCGCCCTCACCGGCACGCTCCTCATCGTCGCCGTCTACCTCGGTGTGCTCTTCCGCTACGACCTGCGCTTCCTGGGCACCTTCATCACCGGCCTCGTGGTGGTGCTGCTGGGCGGCACGGCCATCTGGTTCTACACCGACATCGTCCCCCTCATGGACCCGCTCAAGTCCGTGTGGCTCGTCATCCACGTCTTCGTCGCGTCGCTCGCAACCGCGCTGTTCGCCCTCGCGTTCGGCCTCTCGGTGCTGCAGCTCATGCAGGCCCGGCGCGAGACGAGGATCGCGGCTCTCGCGAAGGCGGAAGCCGCAGCATCCGATGGCGTCAAGACCGGACCGGGCTTCCTCAAGACCCTCCCGAGCGCCGATGCGCTCGAGTCGCTGGCATACCGGTTCGCGATCCTCGGGTTCATCTTCTGGACCTTCACTCTCATCGCCGGCTCGATCTGGGCGAACGACGCGTGGGGCCGCTACTGGGGCTTCGACACCAAGGAAGTCTGGACCTTCGTGATCTGGGTGCTCTACGCGGGCTACATCCACGCGCGCGCGACGCGGGGCTGGCGCGGTGCGCGGTCGGCGTGGCTGTCGATCATCGGCTTCACCGCCGTGATCTTCAACTTCACCATCGTCAACATGTTCTTCAAGGGCCTGCACGCCTATTCGGGCCTCAGCTGA
- a CDS encoding DedA family protein has protein sequence MTTATTTDGSWLSALADWAVSLMDVIGPAGAGIAIAMENLFPPLPSEVILPMAGLAASRGSFSLVEALMWTTVGSVAGALLLYGLGAWLGIARLRTIATKVPLLRPEDIDRTVAWFGRHGGKAVFFGRMIPIFRSLISIPAGITRMPVWRFTLLTATGSLVWNSIFVFSGFFLGESWRIVERYADILQYVVIAAAVAGVAWFLSVRVRAVLASRSTSSGPEPGLD, from the coding sequence ATGACGACTGCGACGACGACCGACGGCTCCTGGCTCAGCGCTCTCGCGGACTGGGCCGTCTCGCTGATGGACGTGATCGGACCCGCCGGGGCGGGCATCGCGATCGCGATGGAGAACCTCTTCCCACCGCTGCCCAGCGAGGTGATCCTGCCGATGGCGGGGCTCGCCGCCAGCCGCGGATCGTTCTCGCTGGTCGAGGCGCTGATGTGGACCACCGTCGGATCCGTCGCCGGCGCACTCCTCCTCTACGGGCTCGGCGCCTGGCTCGGGATCGCGCGGCTGCGCACGATCGCGACCAAGGTGCCGCTGCTGCGCCCGGAAGACATCGACCGCACGGTCGCGTGGTTCGGGCGTCATGGCGGCAAGGCGGTGTTCTTCGGGCGGATGATCCCGATCTTCCGGAGCCTCATCTCCATCCCCGCGGGAATCACCCGCATGCCGGTGTGGCGGTTCACGCTGCTGACGGCGACGGGAAGCCTGGTGTGGAACTCGATCTTCGTGTTCTCGGGCTTCTTCCTCGGGGAGTCCTGGCGCATCGTCGAGCGGTACGCCGACATCCTGCAGTACGTCGTCATCGCCGCCGCCGTCGCAGGCGTCGCGTGGTTCCTCTCCGTGCGGGTCCGCGCCGTGCTCGCGTCCCGCAGCACGTCGAGCGGTCCCGAGCCCGGGCTCGACTGA
- a CDS encoding YhgE/Pip family protein, with the protein MTPNWITTAVERARSTRPVTWLTLIGVLLLPVVIGGILVAALYNPVERLDNLTAAIVNEDEPVTVDGQLVPLGRQLTAGLVEGSDDLDSNLTWTLSNADDAAAGLADGTYAAVITIPENFTAAALSTRPGETPEQATIEVTTPPDSLIVDDAITAQVASAAASTMGAQLSTVYLENVFLGFTTLGDQLGTAADGAQQLADGATQAADGAAELPGGISQLADGNEQLADGASQLASGAGQIAGGATSLQSGLTTIAGKTREAAGGAQQIADGVNAGAATLEQNGLVPDPVSNFADTAAASTAATAQAIGTQAATLAKLAAQCAPAGSDFCTQLATAAADTGDAAEQAATAAKDAGTTQFALKAFDTDGTAKLAAQFREIGAGVGTLAGGLTQLAGGIDQSAAGAGQLATGVTGIQSGASGLSDGASQLASGATQAADGATSLADGMAQLADGTGELATGLATASDSLPSYTDDEATDLAAVVANPVEAEGVGTSLFGASAIPLLATLALWFGGLGTFVALQAVSRRALTSRKPSAALALRSFAPAAGLGALQGLLVAGVVQLAASYAWADWWVFALVAVVAGIAFSAVNQALIAVFGGAGRWIAALIGVFAVATGVVSTVPGVLSSVAALLPTGPAYNGMLAALTSASGLGAAIAGLVVWTLLGLGATILAVARRRSTSARALLKATPATA; encoded by the coding sequence ATGACCCCGAACTGGATCACCACGGCCGTCGAGCGCGCGCGCTCGACGCGGCCCGTCACGTGGCTGACGCTGATCGGCGTGCTGCTGCTGCCCGTCGTCATCGGCGGCATCCTGGTGGCCGCGCTGTACAACCCGGTGGAGCGGCTCGACAACCTGACCGCAGCCATCGTGAACGAGGACGAGCCGGTCACGGTCGACGGGCAGCTGGTGCCGCTCGGCCGCCAGCTCACCGCCGGCCTCGTCGAGGGCTCGGACGACCTCGACAGCAACCTCACCTGGACGCTGTCGAACGCGGATGACGCGGCCGCAGGCCTCGCGGACGGCACGTACGCCGCCGTCATCACGATCCCCGAGAACTTCACGGCGGCCGCCCTGTCGACCCGGCCGGGCGAGACGCCCGAGCAGGCCACGATCGAGGTGACGACGCCGCCCGACAGCCTCATCGTCGACGACGCCATCACGGCGCAGGTCGCCTCGGCGGCCGCCTCCACCATGGGGGCGCAGCTGTCGACCGTCTACCTCGAGAACGTCTTCCTCGGTTTCACGACGCTGGGCGACCAGCTCGGCACCGCCGCCGACGGCGCGCAGCAGCTCGCGGACGGCGCGACCCAGGCCGCCGACGGCGCGGCCGAGTTGCCGGGCGGCATCTCGCAGCTCGCCGACGGGAACGAGCAGCTGGCTGACGGGGCCTCGCAGCTCGCGAGCGGCGCCGGTCAGATCGCGGGCGGCGCGACATCGCTGCAGTCGGGGCTCACGACGATCGCCGGCAAGACGCGCGAGGCCGCGGGCGGTGCGCAGCAGATCGCGGACGGCGTGAACGCCGGAGCCGCGACGCTCGAGCAGAACGGGCTCGTTCCCGACCCGGTGTCGAACTTCGCGGACACGGCCGCCGCCAGCACGGCCGCGACGGCGCAGGCGATCGGCACGCAGGCGGCCACTCTCGCGAAGCTCGCGGCCCAGTGCGCACCGGCCGGTTCCGACTTCTGCACGCAGCTCGCGACCGCCGCAGCTGACACGGGCGACGCGGCAGAACAGGCCGCCACGGCAGCGAAGGATGCCGGCACCACGCAGTTCGCCCTGAAGGCGTTCGACACGGACGGCACGGCGAAGCTCGCCGCCCAGTTCCGGGAGATCGGCGCCGGGGTCGGCACACTCGCGGGGGGTCTCACCCAGCTCGCCGGCGGCATCGACCAGTCGGCCGCGGGCGCGGGCCAGCTGGCGACCGGCGTCACCGGCATCCAGAGCGGTGCGAGCGGTCTCTCCGACGGCGCATCGCAACTGGCCTCTGGCGCAACCCAGGCCGCCGACGGTGCGACGAGCCTCGCCGACGGTATGGCCCAGCTCGCGGACGGCACCGGCGAGCTCGCGACCGGCCTCGCCACAGCATCCGATTCCCTCCCGTCGTACACCGACGACGAGGCGACCGACCTCGCCGCCGTGGTGGCGAACCCCGTGGAGGCCGAGGGCGTGGGCACGTCCCTGTTCGGCGCTTCCGCCATCCCCCTGCTCGCGACCCTCGCGCTGTGGTTCGGCGGGCTCGGCACCTTCGTCGCGCTTCAGGCGGTGTCGCGTCGCGCACTCACGTCGCGCAAGCCCTCGGCGGCGCTGGCGCTTCGCTCGTTCGCGCCGGCCGCCGGACTCGGTGCGCTGCAGGGTCTGCTGGTCGCCGGCGTCGTGCAGCTCGCCGCGTCGTACGCATGGGCGGACTGGTGGGTGTTCGCCCTGGTCGCGGTCGTCGCGGGCATCGCGTTCTCCGCGGTGAACCAGGCGCTGATCGCCGTGTTCGGCGGCGCCGGGCGCTGGATCGCCGCGCTCATCGGCGTGTTCGCCGTCGCGACCGGCGTCGTTTCGACGGTGCCCGGTGTGCTCTCGAGCGTCGCGGCGCTGCTGCCCACCGGCCCCGCCTACAACGGCATGCTCGCAGCCCTCACGTCGGCGTCCGGCCTCGGCGCCGCGATCGCCGGCCTCGTGGTGTGGACGCTTCTCGGCCTGGGCGCGACGATCCTGGCGGTCGCGCGCCGGCGCAGCACATCGGCGCGGGCGCTGCTGAAGGCGACCCCCGCGACCGCCTGA